The following coding sequences are from one Paenibacillus sp. FSL R5-0912 window:
- a CDS encoding TetR/AcrR family transcriptional regulator codes for MARSKEFDIDDVLLKAMNIFWQQGYEKTSMQDLVTGMGIHKRSMYDTFGDKHTLYIKALERFAAINASRMESRIEGISSAKAAITLLFEATIHRSEDEPKGCLLVNTAVELSNHDPEAATKANDAFLNTERLIERLIQHGQASGELSGRYQASALAAYLHNALVGLRVMVKTTRDINKLQTIVNTTLAVLE; via the coding sequence ATGGCGAGAAGCAAAGAATTCGACATTGATGATGTACTGTTAAAGGCGATGAATATCTTCTGGCAGCAGGGCTATGAGAAAACCTCGATGCAGGATCTTGTAACTGGCATGGGGATTCACAAGAGAAGCATGTATGACACATTTGGAGACAAGCATACTTTATATATAAAAGCACTGGAGCGGTTCGCAGCCATCAACGCCTCCCGGATGGAGAGCCGGATCGAAGGTATTTCCTCGGCTAAAGCTGCGATCACCCTGCTGTTCGAAGCAACGATTCACAGAAGTGAAGACGAGCCCAAGGGTTGTCTGCTGGTGAATACCGCAGTGGAGCTGTCCAATCATGATCCGGAAGCAGCAACCAAAGCGAATGATGCTTTTCTGAATACCGAACGTCTCATTGAACGGCTGATTCAGCACGGACAGGCTAGCGGTGAGCTCTCCGGTCGGTATCAGGCCTCCGCGCTTGCTGCTTATCTGCATAATGCCCTCGTCGGGCTGCGGGTCATGGTCAAAACCACCCGGGATATTAACAAGCTCCAGACTATCGTTAACACTACGCTTGCCGTATTGGAATAA
- a CDS encoding metallophosphoesterase — MLSVRKSVILSLLLLLFSSCSGQEENQQPQYRIQSGHDLSILTTTDTHYLSQSLRDLGPAFNQFLAAGDGKQLGYSNEMMEALGYDIGIRKPDAVIISGDLSNNGEEASHKDLAKHLKTIEQETGTRVYVIPGNHDIQNPWARKFKGKRQYDTDSVTPKQFRKIYDSLGYDEALLEDEDSLSYLAAPSDDLWLLMLDTAQYKNNKILGNPQLEGKVSASTLKWIDTCGEMAAAHDAQIVAVMHHSLLDHSDFIQEGFTVDDNGQVIEALLRNNIHTTLSGHIHIQDISEYQKDGNSIFDIADSALSVFPHQYGILNYSAANQTLDYNTAKLGMELWAAASGSTDQNLLQFNTYSEANFRKRSATRSYSRLTADTAYANYTDTELKAMADVVGRLNEIYFAGTASTDNAAVINTEGYRLWQKAPASGTRSYVLSMAAREQKNNHQLHVQLPVR; from the coding sequence ATGTTATCCGTCCGTAAGTCCGTCATACTCTCCCTATTGCTGCTGCTGTTCTCATCCTGCAGCGGGCAAGAAGAGAATCAACAACCGCAATACCGTATACAGTCCGGCCATGATCTTAGTATTCTTACGACTACCGATACGCACTATTTATCTCAAAGCCTGCGGGATCTCGGGCCTGCCTTCAATCAGTTTCTGGCTGCCGGAGATGGTAAACAGCTGGGATACAGCAACGAAATGATGGAAGCCCTCGGATACGACATTGGCATCCGTAAGCCGGATGCCGTCATCATTAGCGGAGATCTCAGCAACAATGGTGAAGAAGCCAGCCATAAAGACCTGGCCAAACATCTGAAGACCATCGAACAGGAGACCGGGACCCGGGTATATGTGATACCCGGCAATCACGATATCCAGAATCCCTGGGCCCGTAAATTCAAGGGTAAGCGCCAATATGACACGGATTCCGTTACACCTAAACAGTTCCGCAAGATCTATGACAGCCTCGGTTACGATGAAGCGCTGCTGGAAGATGAGGATTCGCTGAGCTATCTCGCCGCCCCGTCGGATGATTTATGGCTGCTTATGCTCGACACCGCGCAGTACAAGAATAATAAAATTCTGGGAAATCCGCAGCTTGAGGGCAAGGTGAGCGCTTCGACCCTCAAATGGATTGATACCTGCGGTGAAATGGCTGCGGCACATGATGCTCAGATCGTAGCAGTCATGCATCACAGCCTGCTGGATCACAGCGATTTCATCCAGGAGGGCTTCACTGTCGATGATAACGGGCAGGTAATTGAAGCCCTGCTGCGCAATAATATCCATACCACACTGAGCGGCCACATCCATATTCAGGATATAAGTGAATATCAGAAGGACGGTAACAGCATCTTTGACATCGCAGACAGTGCCTTATCGGTATTCCCGCATCAATACGGCATCTTAAACTATTCAGCTGCCAATCAGACCCTGGATTACAATACGGCTAAATTAGGGATGGAGCTGTGGGCCGCAGCCTCGGGCAGCACAGATCAGAATCTGCTACAGTTCAACACTTACAGCGAAGCGAATTTCCGCAAGCGCTCCGCGACCCGCAGTTATTCCCGGCTGACCGCGGACACAGCCTATGCTAATTACACGGATACCGAGCTGAAAGCGATGGCGGATGTGGTCGGCCGGCTGAATGAGATTTATTTTGCAGGGACCGCCAGTACTGACAATGCGGCTGTAATCAACACGGAAGGCTACCGCCTCTGGCAGAAGGCCCCCGCCAGCGGGACTAGAAGTTATGTCCTGAGCATGGCTGCACGGGAGCAGAAGAACAACCACCAGCTGCATGTACAGCTTCCGGTCCGTTGA
- a CDS encoding manganese catalase family protein — protein sequence MFKRMDEIMIEIPDVEKPDPNAAAAVQELLGGKFGEMSTLNNYLYQSFNFRSKEKLKPFYDLVMSITAEELGHVELVSHAVNKCLRGSTDYKKPDSTPLDAVKDARLSYHFLAGAQGAMPFDSMGNPWTGANVFNSGNLVEDLLHNFFLECGARTHKMKVYEMTDHPAARAVVGFLLVRGGVHVVAYAKALEIATGVNVTKLVPIPSLDNKSFNEARKYEEKGVHTKLYTWSDKDFSSIDQIWKGTHPEDGLPLEVIQGVPEGVPIPEAPESKEEFAPGISAEEFKEIAKRLKMAGNIKD from the coding sequence ATGTTCAAACGCATGGATGAGATTATGATTGAGATTCCGGACGTCGAGAAACCAGATCCGAATGCTGCTGCGGCTGTACAGGAACTGCTTGGCGGTAAATTTGGTGAGATGTCAACACTCAACAACTATCTGTATCAGTCCTTTAACTTCCGTTCCAAGGAGAAGCTGAAGCCCTTCTACGATCTGGTAATGAGCATTACCGCAGAGGAGTTAGGCCATGTCGAACTCGTCTCCCACGCGGTTAACAAATGTCTTAGAGGTTCCACGGATTATAAGAAGCCGGACTCTACTCCATTGGATGCTGTAAAAGATGCCCGGCTGTCCTATCACTTCCTGGCCGGAGCCCAGGGTGCCATGCCGTTCGATTCCATGGGTAACCCCTGGACCGGGGCCAATGTGTTCAACAGCGGCAACCTCGTGGAAGATCTGCTGCATAACTTCTTCCTGGAATGCGGGGCCAGAACACATAAAATGAAGGTCTACGAAATGACCGACCATCCGGCTGCACGTGCTGTTGTCGGCTTCCTCCTTGTCCGTGGAGGCGTTCATGTGGTCGCTTATGCCAAGGCACTGGAGATTGCCACAGGCGTCAATGTAACCAAGCTTGTGCCGATCCCTTCCCTTGACAACAAATCGTTCAATGAAGCTAGAAAGTATGAAGAAAAAGGCGTGCATACGAAGCTGTACACCTGGAGTGATAAGGATTTCAGCTCCATTGACCAGATCTGGAAGGGCACCCATCCAGAGGACGGGCTTCCGCTTGAGGTTATTCAAGGCGTGCCTGAAGGTGTACCGATTCCCGAGGCTCCCGAGTCCAAGGAGGAATTCGCACCGGGAATCTCGGCCGAGGAATTCAAGGAGATTGCCAAACGGCTTAAGATGGCAGGCAATATCAAAGATTAG
- a CDS encoding Dabb family protein: protein MITNNLLIKLKDNSPERIAETREVLLGMRGQIGQIHELKVEVDVRSGSYDLMLIVQYESMADLEAYLVHPVHVRVSEYITGVLQSAGSFCYES from the coding sequence ATGATTACGAATAATCTGTTAATCAAGCTGAAGGACAACAGCCCGGAGCGCATTGCTGAAACCCGTGAAGTGCTGCTGGGCATGCGTGGTCAAATCGGCCAAATCCATGAATTGAAGGTGGAGGTGGATGTCCGCAGCGGCTCTTACGATCTGATGCTGATTGTGCAATATGAGAGCATGGCGGATCTGGAAGCCTATCTGGTTCATCCGGTGCATGTCAGGGTTTCGGAGTACATTACTGGTGTTCTGCAGTCGGCAGGTTCCTTCTGTTATGAATCCTGA
- a CDS encoding LacI family DNA-binding transcriptional regulator, whose translation MITIKDIARVAGVSHTTVSRALNGSPLIKKVTRDKIERIAAEMNYVPNYSAKSLVTKRSFTIGLFFSSIEQGTSASFLVDAVKGITHILDENYNLTVNGIDGVHNFSNIQPQRFDGILVMSQSDEDNAFIYHVKKMGIPLVVLNRHLEDPGIMNVVANDREGVKEAIDYAVLQGHRKLAIIEGKPGFKSSSERKQGFMDSLIAGRLALNPDYFASGDYSIESGYAAMTALLSLEDQPTAVFCSNDDMAIGAMNACYAHKVDVPGQISLIGFDDIMFARYTNPALTTVRKPIAEISELGMKMLIQLLQQPETEPQQLFVKTGLMVRDTVAKI comes from the coding sequence ATGATTACTATCAAAGATATTGCACGCGTCGCCGGCGTCTCCCACACGACTGTATCCAGAGCGCTGAACGGCAGCCCGCTGATCAAGAAAGTCACCCGGGATAAGATTGAGCGAATCGCCGCGGAAATGAATTATGTACCGAATTACAGCGCCAAGAGTCTGGTTACGAAGAGATCATTCACCATCGGGCTGTTCTTCTCAAGCATTGAGCAGGGTACTTCAGCAAGCTTCCTGGTTGATGCGGTCAAAGGCATTACGCATATCCTGGATGAGAACTACAATCTGACCGTTAACGGAATAGACGGTGTCCATAATTTCAGCAATATTCAGCCCCAGCGTTTCGACGGCATTCTGGTCATGAGCCAGAGTGATGAGGATAATGCCTTCATCTATCATGTGAAGAAGATGGGCATACCGCTTGTGGTGCTGAACCGCCATCTGGAGGACCCGGGCATTATGAATGTTGTAGCCAATGACCGCGAAGGCGTAAAGGAAGCGATTGATTACGCTGTGCTTCAAGGGCACCGGAAGCTGGCCATTATTGAAGGGAAGCCCGGCTTCAAATCGTCAAGCGAACGCAAGCAAGGGTTCATGGACAGCCTGATTGCAGGCCGTCTGGCGCTTAATCCCGATTATTTCGCTTCAGGAGATTACAGCATCGAGAGCGGCTATGCGGCAATGACCGCGCTGCTCAGCCTTGAGGATCAGCCTACGGCTGTATTCTGCTCCAACGATGATATGGCCATTGGCGCGATGAACGCCTGTTATGCCCATAAGGTAGATGTGCCGGGACAGATATCCCTGATTGGATTCGACGATATTATGTTCGCCCGTTATACGAATCCTGCCCTGACCACCGTCCGCAAGCCCATTGCGGAGATCAGTGAGCTCGGTATGAAAATGCTGATTCAGCTGTTGCAGCAGCCCGAAACAGAGCCGCAGCAGCTATTCGTCAAGACCGGCCTCATGGTACGCGATACTGTCGCCAAGATCTGA
- a CDS encoding tagaturonate reductase, whose product MTNRLSRSTHPGLTLHPERMIQFGEGNFMRAFVDWQLQQMNNLGLFNGSAVLIQPIEQGPGGVGGFMAAQDNLYTVLLNGIMDNQTVNTREIISSVSRVINPYSDYGSYLALAENDELEFITSNTTEAGIAYLPGDRADGTPPKSFPGKLTALLHRRFELGKKGFVIIPCELIDRNGEKLQEIVQQYAADWNLGGEFLQWLKEENTFCCSLVDRIVPGYPCDKAAELEAELGYLDYVMVTSEPFLFWVIEGPESLAERLPLAKAGLNVIVTPDMTPYRERKVHLLNGPHTAMVPLGLLAGLETVEDVMNDETFSRFVKQLIEDELIPMLDLPAEELLSYADAVQERFRNPFIRHELTSISLNSISKFKTRLLPVLLRYQQERGKLPERITLAFAALLLSYRGDRVPLQDSQEILETFTQAWSDPASFAGTILSNTSLWGQDLSLLSGLTAEINAHLQQLEQHDSRAALQQLVG is encoded by the coding sequence ATGACAAACCGTTTATCCAGAAGTACCCACCCGGGGTTAACCCTGCATCCTGAACGGATGATCCAATTCGGCGAAGGCAACTTTATGCGCGCCTTCGTGGACTGGCAGCTGCAGCAAATGAACAATCTTGGCCTGTTTAACGGAAGCGCCGTACTGATTCAGCCGATTGAACAAGGACCCGGGGGAGTCGGCGGATTCATGGCCGCCCAGGACAATCTCTACACCGTGCTGCTGAACGGCATTATGGATAACCAGACGGTCAACACGCGGGAAATCATTTCTTCGGTCAGCCGCGTTATTAACCCTTATAGCGATTACGGGAGTTATCTTGCGCTTGCAGAGAATGATGAGCTGGAATTCATCACCTCTAACACTACGGAAGCCGGTATTGCCTATCTTCCGGGCGACCGTGCAGACGGCACGCCGCCGAAGAGCTTCCCTGGCAAGCTGACTGCGCTGCTCCACCGCCGTTTCGAGCTAGGCAAAAAAGGCTTCGTCATCATCCCCTGCGAGCTGATCGACCGCAACGGTGAGAAATTGCAGGAAATTGTTCAGCAATACGCCGCTGACTGGAATCTGGGCGGGGAATTCCTGCAATGGCTGAAGGAGGAGAATACCTTCTGCTGCAGTCTGGTTGACCGGATCGTTCCGGGTTATCCGTGCGATAAGGCCGCTGAGCTGGAAGCTGAACTGGGATATCTGGACTATGTGATGGTTACTTCCGAGCCTTTCCTGTTCTGGGTCATTGAAGGGCCGGAATCACTGGCTGAGCGGCTGCCGCTGGCCAAGGCCGGACTGAACGTTATAGTCACTCCTGATATGACGCCTTACCGCGAACGCAAGGTTCATCTGCTGAACGGGCCGCATACGGCAATGGTTCCACTGGGTTTGCTGGCGGGTCTGGAAACCGTTGAGGATGTTATGAATGACGAAACATTCTCCCGCTTCGTGAAGCAGCTGATCGAAGACGAACTGATTCCTATGCTGGATCTGCCTGCTGAAGAGCTGCTATCCTATGCGGATGCCGTGCAGGAACGGTTCAGAAATCCGTTCATCCGCCATGAGCTGACTTCCATCTCGCTGAACAGCATCTCCAAATTCAAAACCCGGCTACTTCCAGTGCTGCTCCGCTACCAGCAGGAACGCGGCAAGCTTCCGGAGCGGATTACGCTCGCCTTCGCCGCCCTCCTGCTCAGCTACCGCGGTGACCGGGTGCCGCTGCAGGACAGTCAGGAAATCCTGGAGACTTTCACACAGGCATGGAGTGATCCGGCAAGCTTCGCAGGCACCATTCTCAGCAACACCAGCCTGTGGGGACAGGATTTGTCCTTGCTGTCCGGACTCACAGCTGAGATTAACGCCCATCTTCAGCAGCTGGAGCAGCACGATTCCCGCGCCGCTCTGCAGCAGCTTGTCGGCTAG
- a CDS encoding UxaA family hydrolase yields MKHLMKMNPRDTVAVALRPISAGEQLTIDGLTLQAAQDIPQGHKIALTGFQTDEVITKYGYPIGHAIAPIAAGDWIHTHNIKTNLSGEEEYEYVPDVHQVTYPRRDLTFQGYRRSNGKVGIRNDLFIIPTVGCVNGIAEQMLQEFKAEHPDLGGFDNFTVLKHPYGCSQLGDDHRMTRSILLDAVNHPNAGGVLVFGLGCENNIVSEFRSMLGDYDESRVKFLVAQEVGNEVEAGLELLEQLYEAAKNDVREPVPLSELNIGLKCGGSDGFSGITANPLLGAFSDFIISQGGTSVLTEVPEMFGAEKMLMARAESHEVYEEIVSLINNFKQYFLSYGEPVYENPSPGNKAGGISTLEDKSLGCTQKAGTSPVVDVLQYGVKLRKKGLSLLQAPGNDLVAASALAASDCQLVLFTTGRGTPFGSFVPTVKVATNNDLFAKKGHWMDFNAGPLLETPMADVLEEFITYIIDVASGQKTRNEQNEVRELAIFKTGVTL; encoded by the coding sequence ATGAAGCACTTAATGAAAATGAATCCCAGAGATACAGTAGCTGTAGCCCTGCGGCCGATATCGGCCGGGGAGCAGCTTACCATAGACGGCTTGACGCTTCAGGCAGCCCAGGATATTCCGCAGGGCCACAAGATTGCCCTGACCGGTTTCCAGACTGATGAGGTTATCACCAAATACGGTTATCCTATCGGCCATGCCATCGCTCCAATTGCCGCAGGGGACTGGATTCATACGCATAATATCAAGACCAATCTGTCCGGCGAAGAGGAATATGAGTATGTGCCGGATGTTCATCAGGTTACGTATCCCCGCCGTGATCTGACCTTCCAGGGCTATCGCCGGAGCAATGGCAAAGTCGGCATCCGTAATGACCTGTTCATTATCCCGACCGTCGGCTGTGTGAACGGGATTGCCGAGCAAATGCTGCAGGAGTTCAAGGCTGAGCATCCCGATCTCGGCGGCTTCGATAACTTCACGGTACTGAAGCATCCTTACGGCTGCTCGCAGCTCGGCGATGATCACCGCATGACCCGCAGTATTCTGCTCGACGCGGTCAACCATCCGAATGCCGGAGGGGTGCTCGTGTTCGGACTCGGCTGCGAGAACAACATCGTCTCCGAATTCCGCAGCATGCTGGGCGATTATGACGAGTCGCGGGTGAAATTCCTGGTTGCCCAGGAGGTGGGCAATGAGGTAGAAGCCGGTCTTGAGCTGCTGGAGCAGCTGTATGAAGCTGCGAAGAACGATGTACGTGAGCCTGTTCCGCTTAGCGAGCTGAACATCGGCCTGAAATGCGGCGGCTCTGACGGGTTCTCCGGGATCACAGCTAATCCGCTGCTGGGGGCGTTCTCCGACTTCATCATCTCCCAGGGCGGAACCTCGGTACTGACGGAAGTGCCGGAAATGTTCGGTGCAGAGAAAATGCTGATGGCGCGTGCAGAAAGCCATGAGGTCTATGAAGAGATCGTCTCGCTGATCAATAACTTCAAACAGTATTTCCTCTCCTACGGCGAACCTGTATACGAGAATCCTTCCCCCGGCAACAAAGCCGGCGGCATCAGCACTCTGGAGGACAAGTCGCTGGGCTGCACCCAGAAGGCTGGAACCTCGCCGGTGGTGGATGTGCTGCAATACGGCGTGAAGCTGCGCAAAAAAGGGCTGAGCCTCCTGCAGGCTCCCGGCAACGATCTGGTAGCCGCCTCCGCTCTCGCTGCTTCGGATTGCCAGCTGGTGCTGTTCACTACCGGACGCGGAACGCCGTTCGGCAGCTTCGTGCCTACGGTGAAGGTGGCCACCAACAACGATCTTTTTGCCAAAAAAGGCCACTGGATGGACTTCAACGCCGGTCCTCTGCTGGAAACACCGATGGCCGATGTACTGGAGGAATTCATCACTTATATCATTGATGTCGCCAGCGGCCAGAAAACACGGAACGAGCAGAACGAAGTGCGTGAGCTGGCTATTTTCAAAACCGGCGTTACGCTATAA
- the uxaC gene encoding glucuronate isomerase, whose translation MFLNEDFMLCGDTARQLFHQHAKAMPIVDYHCHLDPREIYEDQPFENLTAAWLYGDHYKWRLMRANGVPESHITGDASDYDKFLAWARTLPKAIGNPLYSWTHLELRRFFGVNDLLNEASAPAIWEKVNRKLAEPSFTRRGLIRSSNVKVICTTDDPADSLEYHKLLRDSETAFQVFPTFRPDKALNIDAEGFSAWIGKLEEAAGQQVKTYQALLEALSNRVDFFHENGCRLSDHALDVLRYEDGEPEAAQAVFAKRLQGASLSPQEITLYRTELLTALIGFYQAKGWTMQLHLHAYRNNNTPMFRKLGPDTGYDGINDLPLTTPLSKLLDRAESGSGLPKTILYSLNPGDYPALLALLGCYQKDTAGKLQLGSGWWYNDTRSGMRQQLTLLAEGSLLGNFVGMLTDSRSFLSYTRHEYFRRVLCELLGELVERGEAPDDIDLLGAMVEDISYNNAAGYFGFQTSGSSVEVTTR comes from the coding sequence ATGTTTCTTAATGAAGATTTCATGTTATGCGGCGATACCGCACGCCAGCTCTTTCATCAGCATGCCAAAGCAATGCCGATTGTCGATTACCATTGCCATCTGGACCCGCGCGAAATCTATGAAGATCAACCGTTCGAGAACCTCACCGCAGCCTGGCTCTATGGAGATCATTACAAATGGCGGCTGATGCGCGCGAACGGTGTGCCGGAATCGCATATTACCGGGGACGCCTCCGATTATGATAAATTTCTGGCCTGGGCCCGTACACTCCCGAAAGCCATCGGCAACCCGCTGTACAGCTGGACCCATCTGGAGCTCCGCCGCTTCTTCGGAGTGAATGATCTCCTGAACGAAGCTTCAGCCCCGGCAATCTGGGAGAAGGTGAACCGCAAGCTGGCCGAACCGTCATTCACCCGGCGTGGTCTGATCCGCAGTTCGAACGTCAAGGTAATCTGTACTACGGATGATCCGGCAGACTCGCTGGAATACCACAAGCTGCTCAGAGACTCTGAGACTGCGTTCCAGGTGTTCCCGACCTTCCGTCCCGACAAGGCACTGAACATCGATGCCGAGGGCTTCAGCGCCTGGATCGGCAAGCTGGAGGAAGCTGCAGGCCAGCAGGTCAAGACCTATCAGGCACTGCTTGAGGCACTGAGTAACCGTGTGGACTTCTTCCATGAGAATGGCTGCCGCTTGTCGGACCATGCCCTCGATGTGCTGCGTTACGAGGATGGTGAACCGGAAGCTGCCCAGGCGGTCTTCGCCAAAAGACTTCAGGGCGCTTCCCTGTCACCGCAGGAAATTACCCTCTACCGTACAGAGCTGCTGACTGCACTGATCGGCTTCTACCAGGCCAAAGGCTGGACCATGCAGCTTCATTTGCATGCATACCGCAACAACAACACGCCGATGTTCCGGAAGCTCGGGCCGGATACCGGATACGACGGCATTAATGATCTGCCGCTCACCACACCGCTGTCGAAGCTGCTTGACCGTGCTGAGAGCGGCAGCGGACTGCCGAAGACGATTCTGTACTCGCTGAATCCCGGCGACTACCCAGCCCTGCTGGCCCTGCTGGGCTGTTACCAGAAGGATACCGCCGGCAAGCTCCAGCTCGGCTCCGGCTGGTGGTACAACGATACGCGCAGCGGTATGCGCCAGCAGTTGACCCTGCTGGCTGAGGGCAGCCTGCTGGGGAACTTCGTCGGCATGCTGACCGATTCACGCAGCTTCCTCTCTTATACTCGGCACGAATATTTCCGCCGGGTGCTCTGTGAGCTGCTCGGGGAACTGGTGGAACGCGGCGAGGCACCGGATGACATAGACTTACTGGGCGCTATGGTAGAGGATATCTCCTACAATAATGCAGCAGGCTATTTCGGCTTCCAGACCTCCGGCAGCTCTGTGGAGGTTACCACCCGGTGA
- a CDS encoding rhamnogalacturonan acetylesterase encodes MPTIYIAGDSTAARKAASESPMTGWGEFLHRHVGQEMRIENRAVNGRSTRSFLAEGRLAKIEQDFQAGDFLLIQFGHNDQKIEDPARYTDPDTEYRQNLKVFIDSARSRGGFPLLLTSVSRRRFTAEGDPDPEAVGPYPQAMREVAAETGTPLLDIFASSQQLYRSMGVHASIQLFMHLPPGSHPNYPDGIADDTHFSQAGAQRIASLVAEAMEQTAGLSALQPYLRV; translated from the coding sequence ATGCCAACTATTTATATTGCCGGCGATTCTACCGCAGCCCGGAAGGCGGCCTCCGAATCGCCGATGACCGGATGGGGAGAATTTCTGCACAGGCATGTAGGACAGGAGATGCGGATTGAAAACCGGGCAGTGAACGGACGGAGCACACGCTCCTTCCTGGCTGAAGGCAGGCTTGCAAAGATCGAGCAGGACTTCCAGGCTGGAGACTTCCTGCTGATCCAGTTCGGGCATAATGACCAGAAGATCGAAGATCCGGCGCGTTATACGGATCCGGATACCGAATACCGCCAGAATCTCAAGGTGTTCATCGATTCCGCCCGCAGCCGCGGCGGGTTCCCGCTGCTGTTAACCTCTGTGAGCCGCCGCCGCTTCACAGCGGAGGGTGACCCTGATCCTGAGGCTGTTGGACCTTATCCGCAGGCCATGCGCGAAGTTGCAGCAGAGACCGGAACACCGCTGCTCGATATCTTCGCCTCCTCCCAGCAGCTCTATCGCTCAATGGGAGTACACGCTTCGATACAGCTGTTCATGCATCTGCCGCCGGGCAGTCATCCCAACTACCCGGACGGGATCGCGGATGACACTCATTTCTCGCAGGCTGGCGCACAGCGGATCGCCTCGCTGGTTGCGGAAGCAATGGAACAGACTGCGGGACTCTCAGCACTGCAGCCTTACTTGCGGGTATAG
- a CDS encoding sugar phosphate isomerase/epimerase family protein, translating into MTVPFHLGVRAHDFNPCPLPQLIQKLEEYSFSSVQFALHKSFPESAPRLSALSPGTAAYYGEAFRQAGIRIAVLGCYVNIIDPDPERRAQALNDFHAHLRLARDFGASLVGTETGSVGNGYTPDNFTEEAFEQVVASVKAMVAEAERFGVTVGIEAGINHPLHTAQLTRRLLDEVASNNLQVIFDAANLITPDNYLQQESIVAEALELLGDRIAVLHLKDFTLRDGRIEIVPAGEGQLNFAPLLHYMKYKRPHIQGLLESTPEEHMCGSAELLRRMYNEI; encoded by the coding sequence ATGACCGTTCCGTTTCATCTCGGCGTCCGCGCCCATGATTTCAACCCGTGTCCTTTGCCGCAGCTGATTCAGAAGCTGGAAGAGTACAGCTTCTCCTCTGTTCAGTTCGCGCTGCATAAGTCCTTTCCGGAGAGTGCGCCCAGACTCAGCGCACTCAGTCCCGGAACGGCTGCCTATTATGGCGAAGCCTTCAGGCAGGCCGGCATCAGGATTGCCGTGCTCGGCTGCTATGTAAACATCATCGATCCTGATCCCGAACGGCGCGCACAGGCATTGAACGATTTTCATGCCCATCTGCGGCTGGCCCGTGATTTCGGGGCGAGTCTGGTAGGTACCGAGACAGGCAGTGTTGGAAATGGATATACGCCGGATAATTTCACGGAGGAAGCTTTTGAACAAGTTGTGGCTTCTGTTAAAGCAATGGTTGCGGAAGCAGAGCGTTTCGGGGTAACGGTCGGCATCGAGGCAGGGATTAACCACCCGCTTCATACGGCTCAGCTGACCAGAAGGCTGTTGGACGAAGTGGCCTCCAATAATCTGCAGGTTATATTCGATGCCGCTAATTTGATAACGCCGGATAACTATTTACAGCAGGAGAGTATTGTTGCAGAGGCTCTTGAGCTGCTGGGTGACCGGATTGCCGTTCTGCATCTGAAGGATTTCACGCTCAGGGACGGCAGGATTGAGATCGTCCCAGCAGGAGAGGGACAACTGAACTTCGCTCCGCTGCTCCATTACATGAAATATAAGCGTCCCCATATTCAGGGCCTGCTGGAGAGCACCCCCGAAGAGCATATGTGCGGCAGTGCAGAGCTGCTGCGGAGGATGTATAACGAAATATGA
- the fucU gene encoding L-fucose mutarotase, protein MLKKIPKLLSPELVRTLMEMGHGDELVLADANYPGHGLHSRVLRADGIGIPRLLDAILELLPLDHYAPAQAAFMAVVEGDPTVPVIWETYKEILAKHDAAAQVEFEERFKFYDRSKRSYAILVTGEEALYGNIILKKGVIPPDAGV, encoded by the coding sequence ATGCTCAAAAAAATACCCAAGCTGCTCTCCCCCGAACTGGTCCGTACCCTGATGGAAATGGGCCATGGGGATGAGCTGGTTCTCGCAGATGCTAATTACCCGGGCCATGGGCTTCATTCAAGAGTGCTAAGAGCAGACGGAATCGGTATTCCCCGGCTGCTGGATGCCATCCTGGAGCTGCTCCCGCTGGATCATTATGCCCCGGCCCAGGCCGCATTCATGGCTGTAGTGGAGGGAGACCCCACGGTTCCGGTGATATGGGAGACGTATAAGGAGATCCTGGCCAAACATGACGCTGCGGCTCAGGTAGAGTTTGAAGAGCGTTTTAAGTTCTATGACCGCTCGAAGCGGAGTTATGCCATCTTAGTTACTGGAGAAGAGGCGCTGTACGGGAATATTATTCTCAAAAAAGGCGTAATTCCGCCTGATGCCGGGGTATAA